A section of the Diabrotica virgifera virgifera chromosome 8, PGI_DIABVI_V3a genome encodes:
- the LOC114327564 gene encoding protein FRG1 homolog, whose amino-acid sequence MSEYDKVRIGKLVLKGEKQKSKKRKHKPKQQEEETPKVDVDSAKHGNWWSIKKKDEMVGPIAIEFGAHTYVRALDNGLFTLGAPHRDGQGPSPEEILTAIPINERKIAFKSGYNKYLRVEKNGSVTGRSDAIGAMEQWEPVFQDGKTALIGYNDCFLSVSPEDDTIIADAKKAGPEQYITLRSQTVKEETSVSEVANEDQGNVKQIEINYVKKFQKFQDKKMRICNEGSKDLKKAQRDGSLHESLLDRRSKMKADRYCK is encoded by the coding sequence ATGTCCGAGTACGATAAAGTTCGAATCGGAAAACTGGTATTAAAaggagaaaaacaaaaatcgaagaaacgcaaacacaaacctaaacAACAAGAGGAAGAAACGCCAAAAGTGGATGTTGATAGTGCAAAACATGGAAACTGGTGGTCCATAAAGAAAAAAGATGAGATGGTTGGTCCTATAGCTATCGAATTCGGTGCCCATACATACGTAAGAGCTCTAGACAACGGGCTTTTTACTCTAGGAGCCCCCCACAGGGACGGACAAGGACCCTCTCCGGAAGAAATCTTAACAGCCATACCAATAAACGAAAGAAAAATAGCTTTCAAGTCGGGGTACAATAAGTATTTACGAGTAGAGAAAAATGGAAGTGTTACTGGGAGATCCGATGCCATAGGAGCCATGGAGCAATGGGAGCCTGTATTCCAAGATGGCAAAACAGCGTTAATAGGTTATAATGACTGCTTTCTCAGCGTAAGCCCTGAGGATGACACAATCATTGCTGATGCAAAGAAAGCTGGACCAGAACAATACATTACTCTCAGATCTCAGACAGTTAAGGAAGAAACTAGTGTGTCTGAAGTTGCCAACGAGGATCAAGGAAACGTAAAGCAAATTGAGATAAACTATGTGAAAAAGTTCCAGAAATTTCAAGACAAGAAAATGAGAATTTGTAATGAGGGCAGTAAGGATTTAAAGAAGGCCCAACGGGATGG